In one window of Ferriphaselus amnicola DNA:
- a CDS encoding cobyrinate a,c-diamide synthase has protein sequence MRFCPALFISAPASGQGKTTVTAAIAAYHRGQGRRVRVFKTGPDFIDPTILATASGQAVYQLDLWMGSVDECCARLYDAAGEADLILIEGVMGLFDGKPSSADLARQFGVPILAVIDASAMAQTFAALAVGLARLDSELPFFGVLANRVASTRHAEMLTEHLPDDLNFCGALPRTAEITLPERHLGLLQAAELPDITARITHAATLWAQYGVTELPPAVGFLPAPLVALQGGLAGVRIAVARDAAFSFLYQANLDVLRELGAELRFFSPLEDANLPDCDSVYLPGGYPELHLKKLSSNATMLTALRNHHSAEKPILAECGGMLYALQSLADKQGASANLLGLLNSTATMQPRLTALALQSAVLPQGTLRGHTFHYSKLESDLLPVARGACPNGYATSEAVYQQGRLTASYIHFYFPSNPLAVAQLFLP, from the coding sequence ATGCGTTTTTGTCCCGCTTTATTTATCAGCGCACCCGCATCAGGGCAGGGGAAAACCACCGTCACCGCTGCCATTGCAGCCTACCATCGCGGGCAAGGGCGGCGTGTGCGCGTATTCAAAACCGGTCCAGATTTTATCGACCCGACTATTCTGGCAACCGCTTCGGGACAGGCGGTTTACCAGCTCGATTTATGGATGGGCAGCGTGGACGAATGCTGTGCGCGCTTGTATGACGCAGCGGGTGAAGCAGATTTGATTTTGATCGAAGGCGTGATGGGCTTGTTCGATGGCAAGCCCTCCAGTGCCGATTTAGCCCGTCAATTTGGCGTACCCATTTTGGCGGTGATCGATGCGAGCGCGATGGCGCAAACCTTTGCCGCACTCGCCGTTGGGCTGGCACGCCTGGACAGCGAGCTGCCCTTCTTCGGCGTGCTGGCAAATCGGGTCGCGAGCACGCGGCATGCCGAGATGCTGACCGAACATTTACCTGATGATTTGAACTTTTGTGGCGCATTGCCGCGCACGGCTGAAATCACTTTGCCCGAACGCCATCTGGGCTTGTTGCAAGCTGCCGAGCTGCCCGACATCACGGCGCGCATCACTCATGCGGCAACGCTGTGGGCGCAATACGGCGTGACCGAATTGCCACCAGCGGTAGGATTTTTGCCCGCACCACTCGTCGCGTTGCAAGGTGGATTGGCGGGCGTAAGAATCGCTGTGGCGCGCGATGCGGCGTTCTCATTCTTGTATCAAGCCAATCTCGATGTGCTGCGTGAACTGGGCGCGGAACTGCGCTTCTTCTCGCCGCTAGAGGATGCCAACTTGCCTGATTGCGACAGCGTATATCTGCCCGGCGGCTATCCTGAATTACACCTGAAAAAATTATCATCCAATGCTACGATGTTGACGGCACTGCGCAATCATCACAGCGCGGAGAAGCCCATACTGGCCGAATGTGGCGGCATGTTGTATGCCTTGCAATCCTTGGCCGACAAGCAAGGTGCGTCAGCCAATTTGCTAGGTTTATTGAATAGCACAGCCACCATGCAGCCGCGCCTGACCGCCCTCGCCTTGCAAAGTGCAGTGCTGCCGCAGGGGACGTTGCGCGGCCATACTTTTCATTATTCCAAACTGGAAAGCGATCTGCTGCCCGTCGCGCGCGGCGCATGTCCCAATGGCTACGCCACCAGCGAAGCGGTGTATCAGCAAGGTCGTTTGACCGCTTCCTACATCCACTTTTACTTTCCCTCCAATCCACTTGCCGTGGCGCAATTATTCTTGCCATGA
- the cobO gene encoding cob(I)yrinic acid a,c-diamide adenosyltransferase has product MPDNSAQHQARMARKKKVIDAAIAQANQDKGLLLVLTGNGKGKSSSAFGMVARSLGYGFKVGVAQFLKSRRDTGEEKFLGAQAGVDWQVLGDGFTWDTQDKAADTATAQRGWQVAQAMLRDTSLHLVVLDELTYLLKYGYLEAAQVCADLAARPAMQHVVITGRAAPDCLLELADTVSEINDVKHAYRAGIKAQPGIDL; this is encoded by the coding sequence ATGCCGGATAATTCAGCGCAACACCAGGCGCGCATGGCGCGCAAGAAAAAGGTTATCGATGCCGCGATTGCCCAGGCCAATCAGGACAAGGGTTTGCTGCTGGTGCTCACGGGCAACGGCAAAGGAAAATCCAGCTCGGCGTTCGGTATGGTGGCGCGCAGTTTGGGCTACGGCTTCAAGGTTGGCGTGGCGCAATTCCTCAAAAGCCGCCGCGACACCGGCGAAGAAAAATTCCTCGGCGCGCAAGCCGGGGTGGACTGGCAAGTGCTGGGCGACGGCTTTACCTGGGATACGCAAGACAAAGCCGCCGACACCGCCACAGCGCAACGCGGCTGGCAGGTGGCGCAAGCCATGTTGCGCGATACCTCATTGCATCTGGTGGTGCTGGACGAGCTGACCTATTTGCTCAAATACGGCTACCTCGAAGCCGCACAAGTGTGTGCCGATCTGGCAGCGCGCCCTGCCATGCAGCACGTCGTCATTACGGGTCGTGCCGCACCCGATTGCTTGCTGGAACTCGCCGACACCGTCAGTGAAATCAATGATGTCAAACACGCCTATCGCGCAGGCATCAAAGCCCAGCCTGGAATAGATTTGTAA
- the btuB gene encoding TonB-dependent vitamin B12 receptor, whose translation MQYKLSAAILCAATSHAFAENTLPEVLVTATRTEQSADATLASVTVITREQIDRLQAQSMQDVLRGVAGLTISNNGGAGKATSVFLRGSNADHVLVLVDGIKIGSATTGTASFQDIPVAQIERIEIVRGPRASLYGSEAIGGVIQIFTKKGGGALTPSASFTAGSYGTYNSSAGLSGGGEQGWFNAKVNQQNVRGFNACRGSLVAGCFVNEPDKDGYHTTSLGLNGGYHFDNGLVAEAQVLRANSKNQYDGSRFAGNQAEGVQQVVGGSLKFSPMQDWKMTLRAGSSQDNSTAFFNGLYNSRFNTQRDSLTWQNDVAVGDSHLLTAGADYQNDRVDSSTLYAKTTRNNQAVFGQYQGGFGAHSVQANARRDDNQQFGGHTTGGLSYGYALSDATRLTASYGTAFKAPTFNQLYYPGFGSATLRPELSRSAEVGLAGRGVLGKWSLNAYQTDITDLIGFDAFFNPVNINTARLTGVEGQLKAQLAEWDINTTLTLQDPRQTSGRNSGKLLNRRATEALRIEVAHDFGAIRVASSLYGEGRRYDDLANTAGKKLAGYGLLDIRAEYRFSPEWLLQGRLDNLLDKQYETAQFFNQARRGLYFTLNYQAKQ comes from the coding sequence ATGCAATACAAACTTTCTGCTGCCATTTTATGTGCAGCAACCTCCCACGCATTTGCAGAAAATACGCTGCCGGAAGTGTTGGTGACCGCCACGCGCACCGAGCAATCTGCCGATGCAACTTTGGCGTCCGTTACTGTTATCACCCGTGAACAGATAGATCGCTTGCAGGCGCAGTCCATGCAGGACGTGTTGCGCGGTGTGGCGGGTTTGACGATCAGTAATAACGGTGGCGCAGGGAAAGCTACCTCAGTATTTTTACGCGGTAGTAATGCCGATCATGTGTTGGTGTTAGTCGACGGAATAAAAATCGGTTCGGCAACTACGGGTACAGCCTCATTTCAGGATATTCCAGTCGCACAAATCGAGAGAATTGAAATTGTGCGCGGTCCGCGTGCCAGCCTGTATGGCTCGGAAGCGATTGGCGGCGTGATCCAGATATTTACCAAAAAAGGCGGTGGAGCCTTGACTCCTAGCGCGAGCTTCACGGCGGGCAGTTATGGCACGTACAATAGTAGTGCTGGCTTGAGCGGTGGCGGTGAGCAGGGCTGGTTCAATGCCAAAGTGAATCAGCAAAATGTGCGCGGCTTCAACGCCTGTCGCGGTAGTTTAGTCGCAGGCTGTTTTGTCAATGAACCGGACAAGGACGGCTACCACACGACTTCGCTAGGCTTGAATGGAGGCTATCACTTTGACAACGGTCTAGTGGCTGAAGCGCAGGTGTTGCGTGCGAATAGCAAAAATCAATATGACGGCAGCCGCTTCGCCGGAAATCAAGCTGAAGGCGTGCAACAGGTTGTTGGCGGCTCGCTCAAATTTTCCCCCATGCAAGACTGGAAGATGACGCTGCGTGCGGGTAGTAGCCAAGATAATTCAACCGCCTTTTTTAATGGTCTTTACAACAGTCGCTTCAACACGCAACGTGACAGTTTGACGTGGCAAAACGATGTTGCCGTGGGCGATAGTCATCTGCTCACGGCAGGGGCGGACTATCAAAATGATCGCGTGGACAGCTCTACACTGTACGCCAAAACTACGCGCAACAACCAAGCTGTGTTTGGGCAGTATCAGGGCGGTTTCGGTGCCCACAGCGTGCAAGCCAACGCACGCCGTGACGACAATCAGCAATTCGGCGGGCACACCACGGGGGGATTGAGCTACGGTTATGCGCTGAGTGACGCTACTCGGTTGACCGCCTCCTATGGCACGGCATTCAAGGCACCGACCTTCAACCAGTTGTATTACCCTGGTTTTGGCTCGGCGACCTTGCGTCCAGAGTTGTCACGCAGCGCGGAAGTTGGCCTGGCGGGACGTGGAGTGCTGGGCAAATGGTCGCTGAATGCCTATCAAACGGACATTACCGATTTGATTGGCTTTGATGCGTTTTTCAATCCAGTCAATATTAACACGGCACGGTTGACTGGCGTGGAGGGGCAACTCAAAGCGCAATTGGCGGAGTGGGACATTAACACTACGTTGACATTGCAAGATCCGCGTCAGACCTCGGGTAGAAATAGTGGCAAATTGTTAAACCGCCGAGCGACTGAAGCGCTTCGTATCGAAGTGGCGCATGACTTTGGCGCAATTCGTGTGGCCAGCTCATTGTATGGCGAAGGCCGCCGTTACGACGATCTGGCCAATACGGCGGGTAAAAAGCTGGCGGGTTACGGCCTGCTCGATATTCGTGCAGAGTATCGCTTTTCGCCCGAATGGCTGTTGCAGGGTCGCCTGGACAACTTGCTCGACAAGCAATATGAGACGGCACAGTTCTTTAATCAGGCACGACGCGGGTTATACTTCACGCTGAATTACCAAGCCAAGCAATAA
- a CDS encoding XRE family transcriptional regulator gives MFEKISQKLIGYRVKAARDAKGWTQDQLTQHLGLNDRQSVSDIENGKRALKPEELLTLSDLLDRDIEFFIDPFTVAGEAQFSWRAAPEVPEDSLDGFELKAGQWIGLLRWLREQQDSRASVLKRALRLSAQSSFEDAQERAESLAAELDLGVIPAESLIDKIERELDIPVLFVDTLEADDGKSISGATCHLEEMGVILINRNETEARRLYDLAHELFHALTWDAMKPDHRESNSLEDRNKKKRIEQLADNFAAALLMPRASLDKLIDRDRLDDVAHLCEVAALLRVAPVALAWRLLNLKLISEDTRRNLSLETQRSSVSGPPKRFSTAFVRMLHEALENGRLSARKASKTMGLGLGGLNELFAQYDLTAPFEL, from the coding sequence ATGTTTGAAAAAATCTCGCAAAAGCTGATCGGCTACCGCGTCAAAGCAGCACGCGATGCGAAGGGCTGGACACAAGATCAGCTCACACAACACCTCGGCTTGAATGATCGCCAGTCGGTTTCCGATATTGAGAACGGCAAACGCGCGTTGAAGCCGGAGGAACTGCTGACGCTATCCGATCTTCTGGATCGTGACATCGAATTTTTCATTGATCCATTCACCGTCGCTGGCGAGGCACAATTCTCGTGGCGTGCAGCCCCCGAAGTTCCTGAAGACAGCCTTGACGGTTTCGAACTAAAGGCTGGGCAATGGATCGGCCTGCTGCGCTGGCTGCGTGAGCAGCAAGACAGCCGTGCGAGTGTACTCAAACGTGCCTTACGTCTGTCAGCACAGTCTTCATTCGAGGACGCACAAGAGCGCGCTGAAAGCTTGGCAGCCGAACTTGATCTTGGTGTCATTCCTGCAGAGTCCTTAATTGATAAAATCGAGCGCGAGCTCGACATTCCGGTGCTTTTTGTAGACACACTAGAGGCGGACGATGGCAAATCCATCTCGGGTGCGACCTGTCATCTCGAAGAAATGGGCGTTATTCTCATCAACCGAAATGAAACCGAGGCGCGTCGCCTCTACGATCTGGCACACGAGCTATTCCACGCGCTGACATGGGATGCAATGAAGCCTGACCATCGCGAATCCAACTCGCTTGAGGATCGTAATAAAAAGAAGCGAATCGAACAACTGGCCGACAATTTTGCAGCCGCGCTACTAATGCCTCGTGCGTCTCTCGACAAATTAATCGACCGTGACCGCCTAGACGACGTCGCACATCTCTGCGAAGTTGCAGCGCTGCTACGTGTTGCACCAGTCGCGCTCGCGTGGCGACTTTTAAACCTCAAACTCATCAGTGAGGACACTCGCCGCAACCTCTCGCTGGAGACGCAACGATCATCGGTATCTGGTCCACCCAAACGGTTTTCAACAGCGTTTGTGCGCATGCTTCACGAAGCACTTGAAAATGGGCGATTGTCGGCACGTAAAGCCTCAAAAACCATGGGACTGGGGCTGGGCGGTTTGAACGAACTTTTTGCTCAGTACGACCTCACCGCACCGTTCGAACTTTGA
- a CDS encoding HNH endonuclease, whose amino-acid sequence MLVFALSIPMHEQPTCIYCGEPGQFTDEHIFPAGLGGDDRRFLLKKLVCANCNTGIFSKLEAKFMRNSPAALARIFLQGQGRGSGKKASIPRLDTASNSIADPHSGHELESGLGAGGIPTVMPQIVISKEKLGLSGPDVIGIRALLDQISSLLIKDVLIVDKQKQSSIISYGVTTFIWSDDKYNFASTEQLAQPPSECIWLEPLKNSGDTEIARLFLRPTGQLVLRSETTEQIPEWLSIVRSQLSALSGAELPDPKTIEKPSMHIGMNIDTDAYSRVLAKIGMNIAIHTYGEQYCRDAAFDDIKASVLTGKPPVYMNLDGDIGANFGEFFSAMDGNSHLMMLASYSHGAGRHSVLFVIRLYGGAVHVIPLARDGAPSPPISEPTFFTVDYDNHIVEQLSLVKLAEKLMARSQIENL is encoded by the coding sequence GTGCTGGTTTTCGCGTTATCGATCCCGATGCATGAACAACCAACTTGTATTTACTGCGGGGAACCCGGTCAATTCACCGATGAACATATTTTTCCCGCTGGACTTGGCGGTGATGATCGGCGCTTTTTACTCAAGAAGCTAGTTTGTGCCAATTGCAATACGGGCATTTTTTCAAAGCTCGAAGCCAAGTTTATGAGAAACTCACCAGCCGCACTTGCACGTATTTTTTTGCAAGGGCAAGGACGAGGAAGCGGCAAAAAAGCAAGCATCCCAAGACTGGATACAGCAAGCAACTCGATTGCAGATCCTCATTCAGGTCATGAACTTGAATCTGGTCTGGGGGCCGGCGGCATACCGACTGTGATGCCGCAAATCGTTATCAGCAAAGAAAAACTAGGCCTTTCCGGGCCAGATGTTATCGGCATTCGAGCTTTGCTTGATCAGATTTCTTCCTTGCTCATTAAGGATGTACTCATTGTCGACAAACAAAAACAAAGCTCTATCATTAGCTACGGTGTAACGACCTTCATTTGGTCAGATGATAAATACAACTTTGCTTCGACGGAACAGTTGGCACAACCACCAAGTGAGTGCATCTGGCTAGAGCCGCTGAAAAATTCCGGGGATACAGAAATAGCAAGATTATTTTTGCGGCCGACTGGGCAACTCGTTTTACGCTCAGAAACAACGGAACAAATTCCTGAATGGCTCTCAATTGTAAGGTCACAACTTTCTGCTCTTTCTGGAGCAGAACTTCCCGATCCGAAGACCATTGAGAAACCGAGCATGCACATAGGCATGAATATCGACACAGATGCTTACTCTCGTGTGCTGGCAAAAATCGGTATGAATATTGCGATCCACACCTATGGCGAACAGTATTGTCGCGATGCAGCTTTCGACGACATCAAGGCCTCTGTTCTAACCGGGAAACCCCCTGTATACATGAATTTAGATGGGGATATTGGGGCCAACTTTGGTGAATTTTTTTCGGCTATGGATGGAAATTCTCATCTCATGATGTTGGCATCATACTCTCATGGAGCAGGCCGCCACTCAGTTCTATTTGTGATTCGACTATATGGCGGCGCTGTACATGTTATTCCGCTTGCACGTGATGGAGCTCCCTCCCCACCCATCTCCGAACCAACGTTCTTTACCGTCGATTACGACAATCACATAGTCGAGCAACTTAGCCTCGTTAAATTGGCGGAAAAATTAATGGCTCGGAGCCAAATCGAAAATTTATAA
- a CDS encoding cytochrome c: MKKQLIVATSLISLALSASHVQAAEPLELQKVMKELGRNMQVITDGISREDWELVVKTAPMIAEHPQPPLTEKMRIMSFMGTDMPKFKALDGETHEAAHDLLHAAQEKDGKKVIAAFQKVQSSCLSCHQAFRGKFVEHFYGTVSK; this comes from the coding sequence ATGAAAAAGCAGTTGATCGTAGCCACATCCCTTATCTCCCTGGCGTTGTCCGCATCTCATGTGCAGGCAGCAGAACCACTGGAACTGCAAAAAGTGATGAAAGAGCTTGGCAGAAATATGCAGGTTATTACCGATGGAATCTCCCGTGAGGACTGGGAGTTGGTTGTTAAAACGGCTCCAATGATTGCAGAACATCCACAACCTCCGCTGACGGAAAAAATGCGCATTATGTCGTTCATGGGAACTGACATGCCCAAATTCAAAGCGCTTGATGGCGAAACACATGAAGCCGCACATGATCTACTTCATGCGGCGCAAGAAAAGGATGGAAAGAAAGTCATCGCAGCCTTTCAGAAAGTGCAATCTTCATGCCTAAGTTGCCATCAGGCTTTCCGTGGGAAATTTGTCGAACATTTCTACGGCACAGTCAGCAAATAA
- a CDS encoding TetR/AcrR family transcriptional regulator: protein MTQEIIKRRLPTEERQGEIIRVAVELAAERGVDSVTTQDMADAMNVTQGAIFKHFATKDDIWFGVMNWVRDRLMSVLDKAASEAADPLDAIERMFFAHITFINKHPAIPRLLFSEMLHKKSSKLRVLIQTIISGYETKIATLLDAAKEQGLVSDELDSQHAAVLYIGMIQGLVMQITIFNDKRSLLDEARKTFPIFLHGIKTRS, encoded by the coding sequence ATGACTCAGGAAATTATCAAGCGCCGTTTGCCTACGGAAGAAAGGCAGGGCGAGATTATTCGTGTGGCCGTCGAGCTTGCAGCGGAAAGGGGGGTGGACAGCGTCACCACTCAGGACATGGCGGATGCTATGAACGTCACCCAAGGGGCGATCTTCAAGCACTTCGCCACCAAGGACGACATCTGGTTCGGCGTTATGAACTGGGTACGCGACCGGCTGATGTCCGTACTGGATAAAGCGGCTTCCGAGGCGGCTGATCCGCTTGACGCTATCGAGCGCATGTTCTTTGCACACATCACCTTCATCAACAAGCATCCGGCCATTCCCAGACTATTGTTCTCCGAAATGCTGCACAAAAAGAGCAGCAAATTGCGCGTACTTATCCAGACCATCATTTCAGGATACGAAACCAAGATCGCCACGTTATTGGATGCTGCCAAGGAGCAAGGTCTGGTGTCGGATGAGTTGGACAGTCAGCATGCGGCAGTACTGTATATCGGAATGATTCAAGGCTTGGTCATGCAGATCACTATCTTCAACGACAAACGCAGTCTGCTCGACGAGGCTAGAAAAACCTTCCCTATATTTTTACATGGCATCAAAACTCGCAGCTGA
- a CDS encoding ABC transporter ATP-binding protein, whose translation MNQPAIHIENLSKRYGEGDTAVDALKGVDMTIWPGEVVGLVGPSGSGKSTLLKCLGAVIEPTAGKMQLGGDIVFDQTWKIDDLRVLRRDRIGFVFQAPYLIPFLDVTDNIALLPMLAGVPDVQARERARELLAALDVGHRAKAQVSQLSGGEQQRVAIARALANRPPVILADEPTAPLDSERALNVVRILNRMAGQYQTAIIVVTHDEKIIPTFKRIYHIRDGRTYEEAGEGRPA comes from the coding sequence ATGAACCAACCCGCAATCCATATTGAGAATCTCAGCAAGCGCTATGGCGAGGGCGATACTGCCGTCGATGCCCTGAAGGGCGTGGATATGACGATCTGGCCCGGCGAGGTTGTCGGGCTGGTTGGGCCGAGCGGCTCGGGCAAGAGCACGCTGCTGAAATGTCTGGGGGCAGTCATTGAGCCGACTGCCGGGAAGATGCAGCTTGGTGGCGATATCGTATTTGATCAGACCTGGAAGATCGACGACTTGCGTGTATTGCGCAGGGATCGGATAGGCTTCGTGTTCCAGGCACCCTATTTGATCCCGTTTCTGGATGTTACCGACAATATCGCCTTGCTGCCCATGCTGGCTGGTGTTCCTGATGTTCAAGCGCGTGAGCGGGCCAGAGAGTTGCTGGCTGCTTTGGATGTCGGTCATCGCGCCAAGGCACAGGTCTCTCAGCTTTCCGGTGGCGAGCAGCAACGCGTGGCGATTGCACGCGCACTGGCGAATCGCCCGCCGGTGATTTTAGCCGATGAACCCACCGCACCGCTGGATAGCGAACGCGCTCTCAACGTGGTGCGCATCCTTAACCGGATGGCGGGGCAATACCAAACTGCCATTATCGTGGTGACGCATGATGAAAAGATTATTCCAACATTCAAGCGTATTTATCACATTCGCGATGGCCGCACCTATGAAGAAGCGGGCGAGGGGCGCCCAGCTTAG
- a CDS encoding ABC transporter permease: MINLASRDILHGWGKFVFTGVGLGLLIGVTLTMAGVYRGMVDDAKVLIANAGADLWVVQQDTLGPYAEPSSIHDDVVRDLLGQPGVMEAGNVAYLTMQIQHQGKEVRIMLVGIEPDRPGNPEYLVSGRPIAQSHYEALADVKTGLNLGDRVQIRRHQFTVVGLTRRMVSSSGDPMVFVPLKDAQEVQYLKDNDALLNERARTTANPALNRPGSTSALNVVLAAQSSSHMVNAVLVRVRPGFEAEQVASDIRRWKHLQAYTKDQMEEILVARLIATSSKQIFMFLVILAIVSAAIVAFIIYTMTMNKIREIAVLKLVGASDQTIGGMVLQQALGLGLIGFVVGKTSATLWAPLFPKYVLLIPGDALRGFVLVMLICSIASIFAIRAALRVDPATAIGG; this comes from the coding sequence GTGATCAATCTAGCGAGCCGCGATATTCTGCATGGCTGGGGAAAATTCGTTTTTACCGGTGTCGGGCTCGGCTTGCTGATTGGTGTCACCTTGACGATGGCAGGCGTTTATCGTGGCATGGTAGACGATGCCAAAGTACTGATCGCCAATGCGGGCGCAGACTTGTGGGTGGTACAGCAAGATACACTGGGGCCGTATGCTGAGCCTTCCAGCATTCATGACGATGTTGTGCGTGATCTACTCGGGCAGCCCGGTGTAATGGAAGCAGGCAACGTTGCCTATCTGACGATGCAGATACAGCATCAAGGCAAGGAGGTGCGTATCATGCTCGTCGGTATCGAGCCGGATCGACCCGGTAATCCGGAGTATCTGGTGTCCGGGCGACCGATTGCACAGTCTCACTACGAAGCGCTGGCCGATGTTAAAACCGGGCTAAATTTGGGAGATCGTGTCCAGATTCGTCGTCATCAATTCACTGTGGTCGGGCTGACGCGCCGCATGGTTTCTTCCAGCGGCGATCCGATGGTATTCGTCCCGCTGAAAGATGCGCAGGAAGTACAATACCTCAAAGACAATGATGCACTGCTCAATGAGCGCGCGCGAACGACAGCGAATCCTGCGCTCAACCGTCCAGGCTCGACTAGCGCACTGAACGTCGTCCTCGCCGCACAGAGTTCCAGTCACATGGTCAATGCGGTGCTTGTACGGGTCAGGCCGGGTTTCGAGGCAGAACAAGTGGCCAGCGACATCCGGCGCTGGAAACACTTGCAGGCCTATACCAAGGATCAAATGGAAGAAATTCTGGTCGCCCGATTAATCGCCACCTCGTCCAAACAAATTTTCATGTTCCTGGTAATTCTGGCTATCGTCAGCGCTGCCATCGTTGCCTTCATCATCTACACCATGACTATGAACAAGATCCGCGAGATCGCTGTGCTCAAGCTGGTCGGAGCCAGTGACCAAACGATCGGCGGAATGGTGTTGCAGCAGGCACTGGGGCTGGGGCTGATCGGCTTCGTTGTTGGCAAAACTTCGGCCACGCTATGGGCGCCGCTGTTCCCTAAATACGTGCTGCTCATTCCGGGGGATGCACTGAGAGGTTTCGTGCTGGTCATGCTGATCTGCTCAATCGCCAGCATCTTTGCGATTCGCGCAGCCTTGCGAGTTGATCCGGCGACGGCGATTGGAGGTTGA
- a CDS encoding efflux RND transporter periplasmic adaptor subunit, which produces MRCRHKVLSGLKSLNLSKRKISLLALAAALVSAFLWVILTQGPLAPLKVTTDRVRAANLAPEVFGVGIIEARHTYNIAPIMNGRVSRMLVDQGDKVVAGQVVAEIDPVDLNEKLASSQHLAERAANTIKVAEAQLIEAQSRSRTTSSTYARFEELHTRGFVSQEMLDAKLHERTAAIAAVEAATASLSAAKREYAKSLSDFKGAKKQQEQTRLISPVSGIVTARMADNGAILSPGQTALQVVEPSDLWIKTRVDQKQAGMLQPGCKAVIVLRSQPQIHIPGALARIDLISDSVTEERIVNVVFSTKEIHPSVGEYAEITFQLPSLQRVLSIPSAAVKRISQQEVVWVLQEGHARLRAIKTGVATLDGRTQVIDGLSDQDEVIVYSQQALRNGLKVKVVSEIVRN; this is translated from the coding sequence TTGCGCTGTAGGCATAAAGTCCTTTCTGGGCTTAAGTCGCTAAATCTCTCAAAACGGAAAATTTCACTACTTGCGCTGGCCGCAGCGTTGGTTTCCGCATTCCTGTGGGTCATCCTGACTCAAGGACCGCTGGCTCCTCTAAAGGTGACGACTGACAGGGTTCGTGCCGCCAATCTGGCCCCAGAGGTCTTCGGAGTGGGCATCATTGAAGCACGGCATACTTATAACATTGCTCCGATCATGAACGGTAGAGTAAGCCGGATGCTGGTCGATCAGGGCGACAAGGTGGTAGCTGGGCAAGTCGTTGCCGAAATCGACCCCGTCGATCTCAATGAAAAACTTGCCAGCAGTCAGCATCTGGCAGAGCGGGCGGCTAATACTATCAAGGTTGCCGAGGCTCAGTTGATCGAGGCTCAGAGTCGCAGCAGAACCACGTCTTCGACCTATGCACGATTCGAGGAATTGCATACACGCGGTTTTGTCAGCCAAGAAATGCTGGACGCCAAACTGCATGAAAGAACCGCCGCCATCGCTGCCGTTGAAGCTGCAACAGCGAGTTTGTCTGCCGCCAAACGTGAGTATGCCAAATCCCTTTCAGACTTCAAGGGGGCGAAGAAGCAGCAAGAGCAAACTCGTTTGATCAGCCCGGTGAGCGGTATCGTTACTGCCCGTATGGCTGACAATGGAGCCATTCTTTCCCCCGGCCAAACGGCGCTGCAAGTGGTTGAACCGAGCGACTTGTGGATCAAGACCCGCGTGGATCAGAAGCAAGCTGGCATGTTACAGCCGGGATGCAAGGCAGTTATTGTGCTGCGCTCCCAGCCGCAAATCCATATTCCTGGGGCACTGGCGCGTATCGACTTGATCAGTGATTCCGTCACGGAAGAGCGTATCGTCAATGTGGTTTTCTCAACCAAGGAAATCCATCCGAGCGTGGGGGAGTATGCGGAAATTACTTTCCAACTCCCTTCTCTTCAGCGGGTGCTTTCCATTCCCAGTGCAGCGGTTAAGCGCATCAGCCAGCAGGAGGTGGTTTGGGTGTTGCAAGAGGGACATGCCCGATTGCGCGCAATCAAGACAGGCGTTGCTACGCTGGATGGTCGAACTCAGGTCATTGACGGCCTGAGCGATCAAGACGAGGTGATCGTCTATAGCCAGCAGGCGCTGCGTAATGGCCTGAAGGTCAAGGTCGTTTCTGAAATCGTGAGGAACTGA
- a CDS encoding YgaP family membrane protein, whose amino-acid sequence MKCNSGWIDRALRIVVGLVLIALAVTDTIGAWGWIGVVPLLTGLIGFCPAYSLFGISSCGIKK is encoded by the coding sequence ATGAAATGCAATTCAGGTTGGATCGATCGCGCGCTACGCATCGTCGTAGGGCTAGTTCTGATTGCTTTGGCCGTCACCGACACAATAGGTGCATGGGGATGGATCGGTGTGGTACCGCTGTTGACCGGGCTGATCGGCTTCTGCCCAGCTTACTCCCTGTTCGGTATAAGTAGCTGCGGCATCAAGAAGTAA